The stretch of DNA ATTAATTCGTCCAATTTATATTTAAAATACGCATCACCTGATAAGGGGTTGTACATCAACACAAACCTTTTCATTCTACGCTCACCTCAAGATACGTCTCGCCATTATGCTCTACCACAGCCTGACCGCCAGTCCAATCCTGCAACCGCGTTTCGAGTACAGATTCATAACCCTTCTCGGCAAGCACCGTTAGCGTGACTTTATCAGTGTACGCCATACCGGCAATATGATAATCATAGTTTCTTAATTCATTCTCCAATTTACCGAGAAATGTATACTCAACTGTAACATCAACTTTAGTATGAAGCGTACGTTCAATTAAACCAGCCGCCTTTAGGCCTTGGCTGGCCGCTTTGCCGTAGGCTCGGATAAGGCCGCCTGCTCCTAGCTTGGTACCACCAAAATAGCGGGTAACAACGATAACGGTATCCTTTACCGCCGACTTCTTAATTACTTCTAAAATCGGCTTTCCGGCTGTGCCTGACGGCTCGCCATCGTCGTCGGCTTTTTGATGCTGATCAAATTCGCCGGAAACATATGCTGAGCAATTGTGAGTGGCATCCCAGTGCTGTTTTTTTATCTTTTCGATAAAACGAATAGCTTCCTGCTCTGTTTCAGCTCTGTTTATATAAGTTATAAAGCGAGACTTATTAATTTCTATCTCGGCAGTTCCATAGCCCTTAACTGTTCGGTATTTTTGCAGCATGTCATCACCAATACCATTATACACTATAGACGGCAGTATTAGCCAACATTCTGTTGCTGCATAAAACACCGCCAGTCATTTGATTATTTACCCGCTCACTAGTGCTCGTTATTATCTGCCAATAGACCCTGGCTATACCACATGAGCCACAAGAGCTGTTATTATCCCGGACATTATCCCTAATACTGCTGCAAAAAAATACAATCCGGAATAATAGCCAAAGAAGGCATATACTGCACAGCCAGCTATAATACCAACTAAAGCAGTAACCCCGACATTATCAGTCTCAGTTGCCGCCAGACCACTGCCCAGTCCGACAACAGTTGAAAACAGGATCAGCGGTGATGCTATAACTTCAATAAACGACACCGATGGCGCCGAGAAATACAAAGATTGCAGAATCCCGACTATAAACCCAGCCAAACAGGC from Veillonellaceae bacterium encodes:
- a CDS encoding YigZ family protein; this translates as MLQKYRTVKGYGTAEIEINKSRFITYINRAETEQEAIRFIEKIKKQHWDATHNCSAYVSGEFDQHQKADDDGEPSGTAGKPILEVIKKSAVKDTVIVVTRYFGGTKLGAGGLIRAYGKAASQGLKAAGLIERTLHTKVDVTVEYTFLGKLENELRNYDYHIAGMAYTDKVTLTVLAEKGYESVLETRLQDWTGGQAVVEHNGETYLEVSVE